In the genome of Thiomicrospira aerophila AL3, one region contains:
- a CDS encoding FixH family protein, with the protein MAQKIDKRDWSKPWKNPIVLMWFGVLMAVLMTNFFMVGMAISTNPGLVIDNAYERGKNHAAIIARRQEMEQMGWQLRVDMPILTEGRAERVTLNILDRDNVPFDVDSATLYFYRPSDKNLDGELVLQSAGSSGQYMADFELPVKGKWDLIVEVVKGDKHFSIGRSIMVQADS; encoded by the coding sequence ATGGCACAAAAAATTGATAAACGCGATTGGAGTAAACCCTGGAAGAATCCAATCGTTTTGATGTGGTTCGGTGTGTTAATGGCCGTGCTCATGACTAACTTTTTCATGGTAGGTATGGCGATTTCAACCAACCCTGGATTGGTTATTGACAATGCCTACGAGCGTGGTAAAAATCATGCTGCGATTATTGCTCGACGTCAAGAAATGGAGCAAATGGGCTGGCAGCTTCGTGTTGATATGCCCATCCTTACTGAAGGTAGAGCAGAGCGGGTTACGCTTAACATTTTAGACCGAGATAATGTTCCCTTTGATGTTGATTCAGCGACCCTTTATTTTTATCGTCCATCTGACAAAAATTTGGATGGCGAATTGGTACTGCAGTCAGCCGGTTCGTCAGGTCAATATATGGCAGACTTTGAATTACCTGTTAAGGGTAAGTGGGATTTAATCGTTGAGGTGGTCAAAGGTGATAAACACTTTAGTATTGGCCGCTCAATAATGGTTCAAGCAGACTCGTAG
- the hisA gene encoding 1-(5-phosphoribosyl)-5-[(5-phosphoribosylamino)methylideneamino]imidazole-4-carboxamide isomerase translates to MLLIPAIDLKDGQCVRLRQGLMDDATVFSSDITAMADRWVKQGARRLHMVDLNGAFEGTPVNRQAILEVTQAFPALPIQIGGGIRDLKTIEAYLTAGIETCIIGTQAVYNPGFVAQACKAFPGHIMVGLDAKEGLVAINGWAELTDHQVIDLAKRFEQDGIAAIIYTDIGRDGMMQGVNIAATQQLAQATSTPIIASGGITNLDDISALAPLAADGVMGAITGRAIYEGSLDFAEGQNLADQLAGAKF, encoded by the coding sequence ATGCTACTCATTCCCGCAATTGATTTAAAAGATGGTCAATGCGTTCGCCTCAGACAAGGTCTGATGGACGATGCAACGGTTTTTTCAAGCGATATTACGGCCATGGCTGACCGGTGGGTCAAGCAAGGTGCACGTCGCTTACACATGGTTGACCTTAATGGTGCATTCGAAGGCACGCCGGTCAATCGCCAAGCGATCCTGGAAGTTACGCAAGCCTTCCCCGCCCTACCTATTCAAATTGGCGGTGGCATACGTGATCTTAAAACGATTGAAGCTTATTTAACAGCGGGAATCGAAACCTGCATCATTGGTACTCAAGCCGTTTACAACCCAGGATTCGTTGCACAAGCCTGCAAAGCCTTCCCTGGTCACATCATGGTCGGTCTTGACGCTAAAGAAGGACTCGTCGCAATAAATGGTTGGGCTGAACTAACTGACCATCAAGTTATTGATTTGGCAAAACGCTTTGAACAGGATGGCATTGCCGCCATTATTTATACGGATATTGGCCGTGACGGCATGATGCAGGGAGTCAATATTGCCGCTACGCAACAACTGGCTCAAGCGACTAGCACACCGATCATTGCGTCAGGCGGCATTACCAATCTTGATGATATTAGCGCCCTCGCACCGCTTGCTGCAGATGGTGTAATGGGTGCCATTACTGGACGCGCTATTTATGAAGGCAGTTTAGACTTTGCTGAAGGTCAAAATCTAGCTGACCAATTGGCTGGAGCGAAGTTTTAA
- the ccoO gene encoding cytochrome-c oxidase, cbb3-type subunit II: MARGVSGEDKPKNLQDRFERNIFALMIATAFAVSIAGIVQIVPLFYLKSAVDYTEKVDQFGNIKNEKFPELVWQREFVMDDNGRVVLAPGSENKRLIYKREDGSWGSDWKAGDGVRPYTPLELAGRDIYIREGCYICHSQMIRPFRDERERYGHFSLATESIYDHPFQWGSKRTGPDLARVGGKYSDEWHVMHLIRPKDLIPESIMPAYPWLAERSIESYFFGMTRDMQARLRAMRRIGVPYTDDEIDMAQEYVKGKTEMDAIVAYMQVLGTMVRLDDSKVYRE; this comes from the coding sequence ATGGCAAGAGGTGTCAGTGGTGAAGATAAACCCAAGAACCTACAAGACCGATTTGAGCGTAATATTTTTGCGTTAATGATTGCCACCGCATTTGCAGTGTCTATTGCCGGTATCGTTCAGATCGTTCCATTGTTTTATTTGAAATCAGCGGTTGATTACACTGAGAAAGTCGACCAATTTGGTAACATCAAAAATGAAAAGTTCCCAGAGTTGGTTTGGCAACGTGAATTTGTCATGGATGACAATGGTCGCGTGGTATTAGCTCCGGGTAGCGAAAACAAGCGTCTAATTTATAAGCGTGAAGATGGCAGCTGGGGTTCCGATTGGAAAGCCGGTGATGGTGTTCGTCCTTACACGCCATTAGAATTAGCGGGCCGTGACATCTACATTCGTGAAGGTTGCTACATTTGCCATTCACAAATGATTCGTCCTTTCCGTGATGAGCGTGAGCGTTATGGCCACTTCTCACTTGCGACTGAATCCATCTACGATCACCCATTCCAATGGGGATCTAAGCGTACGGGTCCAGATTTAGCTCGTGTAGGTGGTAAATACTCTGATGAATGGCATGTTATGCACCTTATCCGTCCAAAAGACTTGATCCCAGAATCGATCATGCCAGCCTACCCATGGTTAGCTGAAAGAAGTATCGAGAGTTACTTCTTTGGTATGACCCGTGATATGCAAGCTCGTTTGCGTGCGATGCGTCGAATTGGTGTGCCTTACACCGATGATGAAATTGATATGGCTCAAGAGTATGTTAAGGGTAAAACTGAGATGGATGCAATTGTGGCATACATGCAAGTGCTAGGCACCATGGTTAGACTTGACGACAGTAAGGTTTACCGTGAGTAA
- a CDS encoding heavy metal translocating P-type ATPase: protein MSGCYHCGQAIPAGEKVVRSIEGHERDFCCHGCASVCETIHAAGLASFYKLSPDTQRPVAPDLKQLASADFYDYDEVQADFVKHKGKQREVTLMSDSIHCAACIWLIEHSLAKIIGISYANVNFTNKQIKIRWNQQQVKLSTILKELARIGYEARPYDAAESEQAYRKANRDLLYRIGFAGFALMNSMWFSVALYTGAQDDSAYRIYFYWMLFFLAGVTLIYSAQPFFKGAWQGLKAKTLGMDFSITLGLLVTFIYSTWVMLHPEEFGRAFFGTVIDLTFLLLIGRYLEAISKNKALDATKRLMDLQPKMARQWLNGEEKITPVNVLKLGDLVRVKPGEKFPVDGMVMAGQGSVNESMLSGESREVFKQQGDQVAAGTINLDGSLEIRVEATLENTKLGQIIHLVSDAQGSKAGIQCTAEKIMPWFVTVTVSLAVAAFVFWYWQAGIEVAVMAGTAVLIITCPCALGLATPMAMAVAAGVSAKNGILIKNTVVLETLNDVDHIVFDKTGTLTQGKMAWVDQVWLDDLDTKQIIAVMAKIEQQSEHSLAQAIMDYANHHVPDWNRQIVCDAFKAWPGQGVSATVEQQTWYLGTQKWFAEQGIECPEALIVTANEQAHLGRTSMWVARDQQVLGVVFIEDQLRPDALTLINRLKARGKAITLLSGDRNEVAHAVAKQLGGMNVIAEVMPEDKSQVIADLQAQGQRVAMVGDGINDAPALSRADVGIAMGSGTDVSMDSSDIVLLHSRLLAIDTAFDLAKRTLKTVKENIAISIAYNITMVPLAMAAMLTPIIASITMPLSGLVVILNAMRIRRFYKDGQARNPRFNDAALSELKKEV from the coding sequence ATGTCAGGCTGCTATCATTGTGGTCAGGCCATACCTGCTGGTGAAAAGGTAGTACGATCTATCGAAGGCCATGAACGTGATTTTTGTTGCCACGGCTGTGCATCGGTATGCGAAACTATTCACGCCGCAGGCCTAGCCAGTTTCTATAAACTGTCACCGGATACGCAACGTCCTGTTGCACCCGATTTGAAGCAGCTTGCTTCCGCTGATTTTTATGACTATGACGAAGTGCAAGCGGACTTCGTCAAGCATAAAGGTAAGCAGCGTGAAGTGACGTTAATGTCAGATTCCATTCACTGTGCCGCTTGTATTTGGTTGATCGAACATTCGTTAGCCAAAATCATCGGCATTAGCTATGCCAATGTCAATTTCACCAATAAGCAAATTAAAATCCGCTGGAATCAACAGCAGGTTAAGCTATCGACTATTCTTAAAGAATTGGCCAGAATCGGTTATGAGGCGCGTCCTTATGATGCTGCCGAGAGTGAACAAGCTTATCGTAAAGCCAATCGCGATTTACTTTATCGAATAGGTTTTGCGGGTTTTGCCTTAATGAACTCTATGTGGTTTTCGGTTGCACTATATACCGGGGCCCAAGATGATTCGGCCTATCGTATCTATTTCTACTGGATGCTTTTCTTCCTTGCTGGGGTTACCCTGATTTACTCTGCCCAGCCTTTTTTCAAAGGAGCATGGCAGGGTCTAAAAGCTAAAACGCTTGGTATGGATTTCTCCATTACGCTGGGTTTATTGGTCACCTTTATCTATTCGACTTGGGTGATGCTTCATCCCGAAGAGTTTGGCCGTGCCTTTTTTGGAACGGTCATTGATCTAACCTTTCTACTCCTGATTGGTCGCTATTTAGAGGCCATTTCAAAAAATAAGGCCCTTGATGCGACTAAGCGCCTAATGGATCTACAGCCAAAAATGGCGCGGCAGTGGCTGAATGGCGAAGAAAAAATAACGCCGGTTAATGTGCTAAAACTAGGTGACCTTGTTCGAGTTAAGCCGGGTGAAAAATTTCCAGTAGATGGGATGGTGATGGCTGGGCAGGGTAGTGTCAATGAATCGATGCTAAGTGGCGAGTCGCGTGAAGTATTTAAGCAACAGGGTGACCAAGTCGCAGCAGGTACGATTAATCTAGATGGTAGCCTAGAAATCCGCGTTGAAGCCACGCTAGAAAACACCAAATTAGGTCAAATTATTCATCTCGTATCTGATGCACAAGGTTCGAAAGCAGGCATTCAGTGTACGGCTGAAAAAATTATGCCTTGGTTTGTAACCGTGACCGTGTCATTAGCCGTGGCTGCGTTTGTATTCTGGTATTGGCAAGCGGGTATAGAGGTGGCCGTAATGGCCGGTACGGCGGTACTTATTATTACTTGTCCATGTGCTTTGGGCCTGGCCACGCCGATGGCAATGGCGGTCGCAGCGGGTGTATCGGCTAAAAACGGTATTTTGATCAAAAACACCGTGGTGCTAGAAACCTTAAATGATGTCGATCACATTGTATTTGATAAGACCGGTACCTTAACCCAGGGCAAAATGGCTTGGGTTGACCAGGTCTGGTTAGACGATTTAGACACCAAGCAGATCATCGCAGTGATGGCTAAGATTGAGCAGCAGTCTGAACATAGCTTGGCTCAAGCGATTATGGATTACGCAAATCATCATGTACCAGACTGGAACCGTCAAATAGTGTGTGATGCTTTTAAAGCCTGGCCGGGTCAAGGTGTCTCAGCAACAGTGGAGCAGCAGACCTGGTATTTGGGCACCCAAAAATGGTTTGCTGAACAGGGAATAGAGTGTCCAGAAGCACTGATCGTAACCGCCAATGAGCAGGCGCATTTGGGTCGAACAAGTATGTGGGTTGCACGTGATCAACAGGTGCTAGGGGTAGTGTTTATAGAAGATCAGCTTCGCCCGGATGCATTGACCCTCATTAACCGGCTAAAAGCGCGAGGCAAAGCCATTACCCTGCTAAGTGGCGACCGTAATGAAGTGGCTCACGCCGTCGCTAAGCAGCTTGGTGGCATGAATGTGATTGCCGAGGTGATGCCAGAAGATAAAAGTCAGGTTATTGCGGATTTGCAAGCACAGGGGCAGCGTGTGGCGATGGTCGGTGATGGGATTAACGATGCACCGGCATTGAGTCGTGCCGATGTGGGTATTGCCATGGGCAGTGGCACCGATGTTTCAATGGATTCATCCGATATTGTGTTACTACATAGTCGATTGCTGGCGATTGATACCGCGTTTGATTTGGCTAAACGCACGCTAAAAACGGTTAAGGAAAACATTGCGATTTCAATTGCTTACAATATAACCATGGTGCCCTTAGCTATGGCAGCGATGTTGACCCCGATTATTGCATCGATTACCATGCCATTAAGTGGTCTGGTGGTGATATTGAATGCGATGCGCATTAGGCGTTTTTATAAAGATGGTCAAGCGCGTAATCCACGTTTTAATGATGCAGCGCTCAGCGAATTGAAGAAAGAGGTGTAG
- the ccoP gene encoding cytochrome-c oxidase, cbb3-type subunit III, giving the protein MTQHNPWPDEGNTGHIWDDDIRELDNPPPLWWMLAFYAGFVAIIFYVIYYPAIPWVNSHTKGVAGWTAIEEYNQDFQVLNNWRQRTFAAEEEQLRALDVTEIIQDDNLRAYAINTSRVLFSDYCMACHGAEGSGNPNFPILANDDWLWGGSVKAIEAAMINGRVGNMPARGMMGNLTDEEVIEVAKYSIALSEGNPDAEEFAAGKALYNGKGMCMACHGPAGKPLAPNGAANLANEINRFQGVPDNLQASRLDSYIFTIKYGVNVRQGGGFLENTRRAEMPSFKERLPDAEVNIKRLAVYVHSLGGGQ; this is encoded by the coding sequence ATGACACAACATAATCCATGGCCAGATGAGGGAAACACTGGACACATTTGGGATGATGACATCCGCGAACTAGATAATCCGCCACCCTTATGGTGGATGCTAGCTTTCTATGCGGGTTTTGTTGCAATTATTTTTTATGTGATTTACTACCCAGCTATTCCATGGGTCAATTCACACACAAAAGGGGTTGCAGGATGGACGGCTATTGAAGAATACAACCAAGATTTTCAGGTATTAAATAATTGGCGTCAACGTACTTTCGCGGCTGAAGAAGAGCAGCTTCGTGCGTTAGATGTGACTGAAATCATTCAAGATGATAATCTTCGTGCTTATGCAATCAATACTTCACGGGTGTTGTTCTCTGACTATTGTATGGCTTGTCATGGTGCCGAAGGTTCAGGTAACCCTAACTTCCCGATTCTTGCAAACGACGACTGGTTGTGGGGTGGTTCAGTTAAAGCAATTGAAGCAGCCATGATTAATGGTCGTGTTGGTAATATGCCAGCACGCGGCATGATGGGTAACTTAACCGATGAAGAAGTAATTGAAGTAGCTAAGTACTCAATCGCGTTATCTGAAGGGAATCCAGATGCAGAAGAATTTGCTGCAGGTAAGGCTTTATACAATGGTAAAGGCATGTGTATGGCTTGCCATGGTCCAGCGGGTAAACCACTCGCACCTAATGGCGCAGCTAATCTTGCCAACGAAATTAACCGTTTCCAAGGCGTGCCTGATAACCTTCAAGCTAGCCGTTTAGATTCATATATTTTTACGATTAAATATGGTGTCAACGTACGACAAGGCGGTGGTTTCCTCGAAAATACTCGTCGTGCTGAAATGCCTTCTTTCAAGGAGCGTTTGCCTGATGCAGAAGTGAACATTAAGCGTTTAGCTGTCTATGTTCATTCTTTAGGCGGTGGCCAGTAA
- a CDS encoding cbb3-type cytochrome c oxidase subunit 3 produces the protein MSNLQNYFSTDWSAMTGHDWAGLIVTVVIFFGLAYAFWWALRPSKKKELEEQKFKVLDED, from the coding sequence GTGAGTAATTTACAGAACTACTTTAGTACGGACTGGTCAGCGATGACCGGTCACGACTGGGCAGGGCTCATCGTTACGGTAGTGATCTTTTTTGGCTTAGCCTATGCCTTTTGGTGGGCGCTGCGTCCGAGCAAGAAAAAAGAACTCGAAGAACAAAAGTTTAAAGTTTTAGACGAAGATTGA
- the hisH gene encoding imidazole glycerol phosphate synthase subunit HisH — MNSKLVVVVDYGMGNLRSVAKAAEHVAPSHCHIKLSDSATDIEAADAVIFPGQGAAKACMSAINDNQLGETLRQAASTKPFLGICMGLQVLMTHSSENGGIDCLDCIEGDVSKFQPAAEFKIPHMGWNQIHQYADHPMWHKIEQDARFYFVHSYFVVPKNDRLVLGTTEYANQTFASCIAQNQLFAIQAHPEKSSQAGLQLFKNFMNWQTKSA; from the coding sequence ATGAACAGTAAACTCGTTGTTGTTGTAGATTATGGCATGGGCAACCTTCGCTCAGTCGCAAAAGCCGCTGAACACGTTGCACCGAGCCACTGTCATATCAAACTTAGTGATAGCGCAACAGATATTGAAGCGGCCGATGCAGTGATTTTTCCAGGGCAAGGCGCGGCAAAAGCTTGCATGTCTGCTATTAATGACAATCAGTTAGGTGAAACCCTTCGTCAGGCTGCCAGCACCAAGCCTTTTTTAGGCATCTGTATGGGACTGCAAGTTTTGATGACCCACTCCTCTGAAAATGGTGGTATCGATTGCCTTGACTGCATTGAGGGCGATGTTAGCAAGTTCCAACCGGCCGCTGAGTTTAAAATTCCACACATGGGCTGGAATCAAATTCACCAATACGCAGACCACCCTATGTGGCATAAGATCGAACAGGATGCACGCTTTTATTTTGTTCACAGCTACTTCGTAGTGCCTAAAAATGACAGGCTAGTACTCGGCACCACTGAATACGCCAATCAAACATTTGCGAGCTGCATTGCACAAAATCAGTTATTTGCGATTCAAGCGCACCCTGAAAAAAGTTCACAAGCAGGCCTGCAATTGTTTAAAAACTTTATGAACTGGCAAACCAAATCGGCATAA
- the ccoN gene encoding cytochrome-c oxidase, cbb3-type subunit I produces MDTAIAKPKYDDNVVKYLTVMAVVFLVLGTSMGTMAAAQLAWPALNFDIAEITFARLRVMHTNTVIFAFGGMTLMATAFYTVQRTNGVKLFSNGMAWTMSILFTIGLVLGVISLSMGMTQGKEYHELIWPLDIAVAIVWLMFTFNFIMTIASRNKQTHSHVYVSNWFYMGMMIMITYLYVVNGLAIPVSLFTSYSIFSGVQDAMIQWWWGHNAVGFFLTAGFLAIMYYFVPKQAQRPIYSYRLSVIHFWALMFGYVWLGAHHLQYTALPDWTGSLGAAISLAMIIPSWGGALNGMLTLSGAWDRLRTDYILRFLIMALAFYAMATFEGPVMSSKTVNALSHYTDWTIGHVHSGALGWVAMVSIGAIYHMVMKLWNTEMYSMKLINFHFWLATIGTVLYIVAMWVSGIMQGLMWRAYDEYGMLAYSFVESVAAMHPYYVMRTMGGILFTSGAALMLFNIIMTIKMAKARQNAGQNVAAATA; encoded by the coding sequence ATGGATACAGCAATAGCTAAACCTAAGTATGACGATAATGTGGTCAAGTATTTGACTGTCATGGCCGTTGTATTTTTGGTACTCGGTACCTCCATGGGTACTATGGCAGCGGCACAGCTTGCTTGGCCGGCTTTAAACTTCGATATAGCTGAAATCACGTTTGCACGTCTTCGTGTAATGCACACCAATACTGTTATTTTTGCATTTGGTGGTATGACATTGATGGCGACGGCTTTCTATACCGTGCAGCGTACTAATGGCGTTAAGTTATTTAGTAATGGAATGGCATGGACGATGTCTATTCTATTCACAATTGGCCTTGTGTTAGGTGTAATCTCTTTATCTATGGGGATGACACAAGGTAAAGAGTATCATGAGTTAATTTGGCCATTAGATATTGCAGTTGCAATTGTCTGGTTGATGTTTACCTTTAACTTCATTATGACTATTGCTTCACGTAACAAACAAACTCATTCCCATGTTTACGTGTCTAACTGGTTCTACATGGGTATGATGATCATGATCACCTACCTATACGTGGTAAACGGATTAGCGATTCCAGTATCTTTGTTCACTTCCTACTCGATTTTTAGTGGTGTGCAAGATGCCATGATTCAATGGTGGTGGGGGCATAATGCAGTAGGTTTCTTCTTAACGGCTGGTTTCTTGGCCATCATGTACTACTTCGTACCTAAGCAAGCACAGCGTCCAATTTATTCATACCGTCTATCGGTAATCCACTTTTGGGCCTTGATGTTTGGTTACGTTTGGTTGGGTGCTCACCATCTACAATATACAGCATTGCCAGACTGGACAGGCTCTTTGGGTGCGGCCATTTCTTTAGCGATGATTATTCCATCATGGGGTGGCGCGCTTAACGGTATGTTGACCCTGTCAGGTGCTTGGGATCGTCTGCGTACAGACTATATTTTACGTTTCTTGATTATGGCATTGGCTTTCTACGCGATGGCAACCTTTGAAGGTCCGGTTATGTCATCAAAAACAGTAAATGCGCTTTCTCATTACACTGACTGGACCATCGGTCACGTTCACTCTGGTGCACTCGGCTGGGTTGCAATGGTGTCGATTGGTGCGATTTACCACATGGTGATGAAGTTGTGGAACACAGAAATGTATTCTATGAAGTTAATTAACTTCCATTTCTGGTTAGCGACTATTGGTACCGTTCTGTATATCGTTGCTATGTGGGTATCAGGCATTATGCAGGGTCTAATGTGGCGTGCTTACGACGAGTACGGTATGTTGGCTTACTCCTTTGTTGAGTCTGTTGCTGCAATGCATCCTTACTATGTGATGCGTACTATGGGCGGTATCTTGTTTACCTCCGGTGCTGCGTTGATGTTATTTAACATCATCATGACCATCAAAATGGCTAAGGCGCGTCAAAACGCAGGCCAGAATGTTGCAGCCGCAACAGCGTAA
- the ccoG gene encoding cytochrome c oxidase accessory protein CcoG has protein sequence MSEHNKEAYRPNIHTGSVLDDVKVHSKTLDDIGVEILPIHTGGTIHAKRIPGRFRTLKWIAASFWLLLFFGPYLRWDGRQAVLWDLGNRQFHIFGITVLPQDIWLLAMILLFFALFLAAATAIAGRVWCGFFCFHTVWVDVYTWLEDKFEGKPAKRIKMDAAPFSMQKLKVKLPKHLIWLFIAFMTGFSFVAYFTDAFDLWLRLFYFQLGYYEFAIIAGLTLLTYLIAGFMREQVCIGFCPYSRIQGAMTDTETVLPTYDRDRGEPRGRQRRVKPGEEAEPLGDCIDCRMCVDVCPTGVDIRLGQQFGCITCGLCIDACDEIMTKVNKPKGLIRYAALNEFAGKALPPIWRRPRVVVYSSIMGIAAAALLWGLMNMSPMDVTVLKARAPLFVQMSDGSIQNRYDVKVVNKTNDVMRAQVEVFGHDGLLALPDRVAEVDPGNVATIGLFIRIPRDEVTQVSTPITVRVTDLNNPSTVVNYQAVFHGPAQ, from the coding sequence ATGTCTGAACACAATAAAGAGGCCTATCGTCCAAATATCCATACTGGATCTGTCCTAGACGATGTTAAGGTGCATTCCAAAACACTTGATGATATTGGCGTCGAAATTCTGCCTATTCATACTGGCGGAACCATTCATGCTAAACGTATTCCAGGTCGTTTTCGAACCCTAAAATGGATTGCGGCTTCTTTTTGGCTGCTGCTATTTTTTGGTCCTTATTTGCGCTGGGATGGGCGTCAGGCTGTACTTTGGGATTTAGGTAATCGTCAATTTCATATTTTTGGTATTACTGTCCTGCCACAGGATATTTGGTTATTGGCGATGATTCTGTTGTTCTTTGCCCTCTTCCTTGCCGCTGCAACGGCTATAGCAGGACGTGTTTGGTGTGGTTTTTTTTGCTTTCATACCGTCTGGGTCGATGTTTACACTTGGTTAGAAGATAAGTTTGAAGGCAAGCCTGCTAAGCGTATCAAGATGGACGCAGCCCCTTTTAGTATGCAAAAATTGAAGGTCAAGTTACCAAAGCATTTGATTTGGTTGTTCATTGCGTTTATGACTGGGTTCAGCTTTGTTGCCTACTTCACCGATGCGTTTGATTTATGGTTAAGACTTTTTTATTTCCAACTTGGTTATTATGAATTTGCGATAATAGCTGGCTTAACTTTGTTAACTTACCTGATTGCAGGTTTTATGCGCGAGCAGGTTTGTATAGGTTTTTGCCCATATTCACGTATTCAGGGGGCTATGACGGATACCGAGACCGTCCTGCCAACCTATGATCGTGATCGCGGTGAGCCACGTGGTCGTCAACGCCGGGTTAAGCCTGGTGAGGAAGCTGAACCTCTTGGGGATTGTATAGATTGCCGCATGTGTGTGGATGTCTGCCCAACCGGTGTGGATATACGCCTAGGTCAGCAATTTGGTTGTATTACCTGCGGTTTATGTATTGATGCTTGCGATGAGATCATGACCAAGGTGAATAAACCTAAAGGCTTGATTCGCTATGCGGCTTTAAATGAATTTGCAGGAAAAGCCTTGCCGCCCATTTGGCGTCGTCCGCGAGTGGTGGTTTATTCTTCAATCATGGGTATTGCGGCAGCAGCGTTGTTGTGGGGCTTAATGAACATGTCACCGATGGATGTGACGGTGCTGAAAGCACGTGCACCGTTATTTGTGCAAATGAGTGACGGTTCAATTCAGAACCGCTACGACGTAAAAGTAGTTAATAAAACCAATGATGTGATGCGTGCACAGGTTGAAGTATTTGGACATGACGGCCTGCTGGCTTTACCTGACAGGGTGGCCGAGGTGGATCCTGGTAATGTTGCCACGATAGGTTTATTCATTCGTATTCCGCGCGATGAAGTAACCCAGGTTTCGACACCTATTACCGTTCGTGTGACGGACTTAAATAATCCGAGTACGGTGGTGAACTACCAAGCAGTATTCCACGGTCCGGCTCAATAG
- the hisB gene encoding imidazoleglycerol-phosphate dehydratase HisB: MNARKADIERNTLETKIKLSVNLDGTGLADFNTGVPFFEHMLDQIARHGLIDLSIKADGDLHIDDHHTVEDIGIALGQALLNAVGDKRGIVRYGHAYVPLDEALSRVVIDLSGRPGLVFNANFTREKIGQFDTQLVEEFFQAFANNARVTLHIDNLDGKNAHHQVETIFKAFGRALRMALSADQRMQDQLPSTKGAL, translated from the coding sequence ATGAATGCACGCAAAGCTGACATCGAGCGCAATACGCTTGAAACTAAAATAAAGCTTTCGGTCAATTTAGATGGCACAGGCCTTGCAGATTTTAACACTGGCGTGCCTTTCTTTGAGCATATGCTAGATCAAATCGCTCGCCACGGTTTAATCGATCTGAGCATAAAAGCCGATGGTGACCTGCATATTGATGACCACCACACAGTTGAAGACATAGGTATTGCACTCGGCCAAGCCCTGTTAAATGCAGTCGGCGATAAAAGAGGCATCGTGCGCTATGGCCATGCCTATGTCCCTTTGGATGAAGCCCTGTCCCGTGTTGTGATTGACCTGTCTGGCAGACCAGGCCTGGTATTTAATGCCAACTTTACCCGTGAAAAGATTGGTCAATTCGACACCCAGCTAGTTGAAGAGTTCTTTCAGGCCTTTGCAAACAATGCTCGCGTCACATTGCATATAGATAACTTGGATGGCAAGAACGCTCACCATCAAGTTGAAACTATCTTTAAAGCCTTTGGCCGCGCCTTACGTATGGCGCTATCCGCAGACCAGCGGATGCAAGACCAACTGCCCTCTACTAAAGGGGCGTTGTAA